The Streptomyces sp. 11x1 genomic sequence CTTGATCGTCAGGAGCTTGGAGTCGGTGAGGCCCTCGGGCGGTCGACGCAGTCCGGTGACCGCCGCGCAGACGGTGACGGGACCGGCCCAGGCTCCGCGCCCCACCTCGTCGACACCGGCGATGACCTTCGCTCCGGTCGTGGCACGCAGAGAGCGCTCGACGGTGTGGGTTGGTGGTTCGTACGGCATGGCACCCTTAGCCTACGCCGCCCTCGTCCCCGCGCGACACCCAGGTTTCCCGGGGCAACCTGAGCCCCTTCGCCGTGCCCGCCCGGGCGCCTCACCGGCAGAGCAGCGGAACCATCAACTGGTCGATCATCTCCTCGATGTCCCGCTCACTCCATTCGCTCCCGCACATCTTCGAGCGATACATCATCATGGCCGGAATCACGTCGAAGACATAGCCGTTGACCGCGTCGGGGCGCACCTCACCCCGCCTGATTCCACGCTCCACGACCTCGCGCAGCAGCTTGACCGTCGGCTCCACAACACCCTCAATGATCACACCGTGGAAGCGTTCGGCCTGGATGGTGTCGCATTCGTGAATCACCGAACGCAGAGCGAACCCGGGACGCGAGAACATCGCCTCACGGGCCTGACGGCACAGCGCCAACAGATCCTCGCGCACGTTCCCGAGGTCGGGCGCCTCCTCGAAACGCGGCAGCCCCGCCTGCAGGGCATCGGCGACGAGGTCCTCCTTGGAGGGCCAGCGGCGATAGACCGCCGCCTTGCCCGTCTGTGCGCCCGCGGCGACCCCCTCCATGGTGAGGCCGCTCCAGCCGACCGTGCTGAGCTGCTCCAGCGCCGCGTCGAGGATGGCGCGCTCGAGCACGGCGCCGCGCCGGCGCGGGGAGACCGTCGGGGCAGGAGCGGCCGTCCAGCGCGAAGTGACCATCTGTGTTTCTCCGTTGAGCCAGGGGGCGGGGGTGCCGAAAGCGGAAGCGGACGGACGACGCGCACCACGGCGGCGACTTCAATGAACGCTTGCGTTCACTAAGGGGGACTCACTACCGTGGACGCGTCAGTGAACGCGAGCGTTCACTAAGGCACTTGTGGGGGACCCATAGTGACAACCTCTCCGTTGATTCAGGATCAGAAGCCGGGAGCCGCCCGCCGGGAGGGGCGTCCCGGCATCGCACTCACCGTCATCGCGGCCTGCCAACTCATGGTGGTACTCGACGCGACGATTGTGAACATCGCGCTCCCGCACATTCAAGACGCGCTCAAGTTCAGCACCACCGACCTGACATGGGTGGTCAGCGCCTACACGCTGACCTTCGGCGGTCTGCTCCTCCTGGGCGGCCGGGCCGGTGACATCCTCGGCCGCCGCCGGGTGTTCATGACCGGAATCCTCGTCTTCACCCTCGCCTCGCTGCTCGGCGGCCT encodes the following:
- a CDS encoding TetR/AcrR family transcriptional regulator; the encoded protein is MVTSRWTAAPAPTVSPRRRGAVLERAILDAALEQLSTVGWSGLTMEGVAAGAQTGKAAVYRRWPSKEDLVADALQAGLPRFEEAPDLGNVREDLLALCRQAREAMFSRPGFALRSVIHECDTIQAERFHGVIIEGVVEPTVKLLREVVERGIRRGEVRPDAVNGYVFDVIPAMMMYRSKMCGSEWSERDIEEMIDQLMVPLLCR